Part of the Ursus arctos isolate Adak ecotype North America unplaced genomic scaffold, UrsArc2.0 scaffold_1, whole genome shotgun sequence genome, CCTTTTGAATTCCTGAAGTTTTACACTAAGAATTCCCTGAGAAAGTAAGACTTGTTTGTTGGTTAATCTATATACATGTGTACGTTTCTGTGCAGGAGGAACAGATGGAGAGTGACATTGTTACTCCTCAAGATGTCATGGAAAACTGTGGTATGGATGAGCATCTTGAAAAGGCTTCCCTTTCAAATAATGAGTGTGGTTCTAATGAGGAAACCAGTCCAGCAATACTGAGCAGAAATAATGATGCcagaaagaaaactttaatttCATCAAAGAAAACAATTGAATGTGCACCTAATGCAGAAAATACTTCTGGTCTCAACAGCTCAGTTTCTAACGCCATCATTTCTGGAATTCCCCCACAGCCTACAAGTCGGAGGCAAACCTTTATTACTTTGGAGAAGTTTGATGGTTCAGAAAATAGACCTTTTAGTCCATCCCCCTTAAATAATATGTCTTCAACTGTTACAGTGAAAAATAACCAGGAAGTCATGGCTAAAACAGATATTccaccaaaagcaaagaaaagggaaatggcTTTCACAAAATCTGATTCTGAAAAAATAGCACATGGAATTAAGAGATCAAGCCGAAGGTTGAGTAAAGCCGAACAAACAGGGAACAAAAGGTCTAAGCTCTTAATGAGATCTGATCAGGAGAAAAATACTCAGGAATCTATTGACGGCACAGTAGTCTTAGAAAATAACCCACCTGGTTTGCTTAATCAAACAGAATGTGTGTTAGATAATCAGGCTCATCTCTCTGAATCTACAATGGAGTATGAGGATACAATGCTTAAACCAACAATGGAAAATGTGgtattattagaaaataatactgcagaagagaaaacattaGGAATCAATTTGGAATCCAAAGAAAATACACCCCCAGCTGTAATACCAGCAGATCAAATGGTAGATGAGGATAGTCCTGTTCAGATAACTTCAAATCAGAAAACGCTTAGACGGTCCTCAAGGCGACGCTCAGAAATAGCAGAGCCTACCACTGAtagccaagagaaagaaaataatcatcaaaaaaaagaaagacgtaaggaagaagaaaagacccTTCAGAAAAGTCCGTTGCATGTAAAAGATGATGTGTTACCTAAGCAAAAACTGATTTCTGAAGAAACTGTACAGGAAAATTTAATTGAGAAAGGGAATAATTTACACGAGAAGACTTTTGGGGAAAACAGCACTACTGCTGAAATTgatgaaagtaaaagaaagctAGACCTTGAGAATATTAAATCCGAGGGAGACGGTGCCCAGGATATTGCCGATAAGTCCTCTGAAAAGCCAGTAAGTGGACGAACACGGTATCAAACAAGAAGAGCATCCCAAGGTTTACTTTCCAGCATTGAAAACTCAGAATCTGATAGTTCTGAGGCAAAAGAAGAAGGCTCTAAAAAGAAGagatctggaaaatggaaaaacaaaagcagtgaTAGTGTTGATATTGAAGATCAAGAGGAGAAAGTGATAAAACAGGAATGTATAAATGTTGAAAACCAGACACTTGACTGCAAAGCAAATTCTGAAGTAGAGAGAAGGCTGAAATCTCAGATTTGTGAACAAAAAGATGAGAGTAATATAACTCTTGAAGATTCTACAGTATCTTCAGATTTATTGCAGGTTTCTGATGATGTGTCAACTACTTTTGagggaaaaagtaaaaccaaCAAATGTGCAGAATATTCCTTTTCGAACCCTTCTATGCCAGAATCAAATCTAAGGACTAGAAATGCCAGCAAGAGATTACAAAAACGAGATTCTATAGAAAATAACAGCATGGGAGAATCTTCAAAAATAGGAACATCAgacatttctttgctttctgaaaAAAACTTTCAAACACTTGAATGCCAACATAAGAGAAGTAGGAGGGTAAGGAGATCTAAAGGTTGTGATTGCTGTGGAGAAAAATCACAGCCTCAGGAAAAGTCATTCATTGGgttaaagaatacagaaaataatgatGTAAAAGTCAGTGAAACAAAAAAGACAGATATGCAAACACCTGTAAGTGTATCAGAAACTTCTAAAGCTAATCTGTGCTCTGAGGTAAAACTTTTAGATGAACATAATGGTGTGAATTTTCATTTGGGACTCAAGGAGGAGAATGATGCttttaatgattcattaattaTATCTGAAAGTGagttgaaaaaaaatactattcaaaACCCTCTTCCTTCTGAAGTAgtaaattttgaagaagaaacttGTGATACGGATTCTGAAGAAGCAACACCTCTTGAAAGCCAAGAGCCatccaataaaaaatgtataactgTTAGCCCATGTTTAGATGATTCCAAAGATAATTCACTGGAATGTTCTACTTTGGAGACCAAAGAAGAAAAGCCAGAGACTGTTTTGGAAAAGGAACTAAGTATAGAGAACATTGCCAGTGTTGAAACAGATGCATGTAAAGGTGAAGCAAAATTCAATCCAGAAGAAATAGAAGCTATTGAATTGGATGTAGAAAGTGATAAATCTGAAGCTAGCTTTTCTGAACAAAAGAGTACCGAAACTGGTATTAGTGAAGAAGAGATAAATAGTGAAAGAAGTGATGAATCTGAAGCAGACACAGCTGAAAAACTGAAGGCTGAAGAAGCAGTAACTGAAGAATTTAATTCCGGTATTGGCCATTCTGATAATACCACAGAAATGAGTGCTCAGGTAGAGATACCTGAACAAGCAACAGTTGGGGAATTAGATGAAGGAAGTGACGAATCTGGTCCAGGCTCATCTGAAGAAATGAATGCTGAAGTGGAAAATTGTGAAGAGACAGTGGTTGGTGAGGTGAGTGCTGAAGTTGACCAAGTCAGTGAAACGGTGGACCAGGACTCGACTACCGAAATCTCTACTAAGCCTGTACAAGCTGAAACAAAGACAGCAGCTATGGAAATTGGCAGTTCTGTTCTCAGCACACTTGAGATGAGCACTGAAGAAGTAAAAGTTGACTCtaataaaactgaaacaaatattGAACTTAAGTCTGAAGAAACAACATCAGATGACAATGGAATGGTGGGGGGAAATGATGAAATTTTACAGGAAGTTCGCCGTACTTCAGAGAAAGTGGAGGAAATATCACAGTCTCTGACATCTGAAACAGCCATCTCTGGACTAATAACAGAAGACAATAATGCATCTCCTCAAAAATTAAGGGAACTTGATCCTTTACTTATATCAGCAAATGGCAGTCCTAGTAGCATGCAGACACGCTGTGTCTGGTCTCCTTTGGCTTCTCCATCCACCAGCATTTTAAAGAGAGGACTAAAAAGACCTCAGGAAGATGAGATATCATCACCTGTTCACAAGGTAGGAGAATTGAGGCTGAATATTTATTAGACTAATAGGACTACTCATTTACACTCATTTTGAATAATTAGCACAGCAAGTAGGGAAAAGGGCAGGTAGAAGAAGTGTTGATAAAAGGGGACTGAAGCCCTTAGATATTCCTTTATTTGAGGACACTAGAGATCTTCAACCATGTACATTGTTCACCTTTTGCAAAATTGTTGAGGATCTCTTGTGgttttttgttgggggggggttggtgacttttattttttggttttttttttttttttttttgctcataaCATGTGAAGAAACATTTAGAAACTGATAAAGCAGCTTTAGTTAGCACTTACGTTGTGCTAGGACATTATGCAGTCTGTTTCACATTTAAGTGTTTATGTAAACTCTTATTTCCAGACCTTgtctaatgaaaaaaatctcaggttGTGCCTGTATCAATTTCTggatatgatctcatttataattttatttccacATCTTCACTACACTGACTCCTTTAGTTTGTAAATTTGGATTCTATGTATTTACTTTATTTAGCTCCTGACCCTATAACTTTTGtataatttgttgaataaataaattaaaaaagtaaaagttacaTGTGCTTACATAGCTCACCTTGTCCTCTTCTTAGTAAAGGAGATGTTCTGAAAAGGTAGGTATGATGTGAACATTCTTTAACTTTGAAATTGAGTCTGCCATTTGCTGTAGAATACATGTTGTTTATATGTACAGACGTATGTTAGAGATAGAAGATAGATTTAATTTTGCCTCTAGGAAGCATGTTGTGAAGACTTCCTCAAGATGTACCAAAAATTCTTACACTGAGAattcagttttttggttttgttttgctttgcttttatatCGAGGCTCTAAGTGTCTTAAGGTAGAAGTCTTTGAAAAGTATGAAGATAGAATGTGTTGGGATTGATGTcttcagtatattttatttttcttcagtatatTTTAGATTGTTAATAAAAGTTAACTAGTCATCTTTTGTTTGATAGTAcctcaaatttaatttttctttaggcaACAGTAAGACATTGTAGTTTTCTATGCAGATATGTACAGAATCTGCCCACTCTTGGGAATCAAGACCAGGAGACATTTATATACATGGTTAGTGGTTATGCCttattgcatatttatttattgcatattATATCAAatagctgaatgaatgaacacatcaTAAGGGTTCAGAAgaggctaaaatgaaaaattgccACTGAGTTGCTGTGACTCTGGTACCCTCTAAAGAGTTTAGAACAGAGGTTAGTACGATACACCAGAGGCCAGTTAGTACTATTTCTACCTCTTTACCTTGTATTTTTAAGTCACTGTAGTAAGCCTACAAGGTTAGTATAATTTGATGACACAGTTTCAGCTACCACATGCAATTTCATTTTTGCCACTGTCCATTTTGGTCTTTGTTGGTATGTTACGTAGAAACCATTTAGAACATGGATAATTAAAATGACCTGTGGTATTAAGTAATGTCTGTGAAAGCAGCCATTAGGAAGAAATACATCTGTGTGCAGTTGGCTTCTAGTCAAGGAAATTAAGCTTCTAAACCGACATGCTATTTTGGGGGGACCTTATAATGAGAATTTATGgtgtggttttgtgttttttttgtttgtttgtttgtttgtttttaactctaATTCTGTTAAAACATGACCTGTGTTTTCAGGTTCGCCGTGTCTCCTTTGCAGATCCAATATACCAAGCAGGATTGGCAGATGACATTGATAGGCGATGCTCTATTGTTAGGTCCCATTCTTCAAATAATTCTCCCACAGTAAAAAGTGTTAAAACTTCACCTACTGCACAATCTAAGGTAAGCTGTGGggtttaaaatatgcatatatgtatacaggTACAGAATGCATAGTGTAGTTTGTCTTAAAAGTAATAAAGAGTAAGACTTCTTTGGTTTGGATACACTGTTTTGTCTGCAGCATGGTAAACAAACATGAACAGGTGGGAAGATGCAGTGATACTCCAGCAATTGATTAGATAGTagtttattaacattttacattttctcaagattttaGGAAATTCGTGCACTCTAAATAATGAAAATTGTAAAATTACAGTTTTCTAGGgttctgagtttttttttctctccttctatctAGCATAATGCCACTTCAACCAAAGGATTTCTGTCCCCAGGATCACGTAGCCCTAAGTTTAAGAGCTCAAAGAAGTGTTTAGTAAGAAGTGCTTTAGTTTTCATGCaactttatattttcatgttcAGTCAGATGACTTCTATTTAACAATTCTGAAATTTATTCTAAGATTGCAGAAATGGCTAAAGAATCTATGCCATGTCCAACAGAAAGTGTTTACCCAGCTTTGGTCAACTGCGTGGCTCCAGTTGATATCATTTTACCTCAGATTACATCAAACATGTGGTAAGTAGTTATTTGTGCTGGTTTATGCTTAAAGATGCCACTTTTTTAAGAGGAATATTTAAGTGATCGAGGTTCTTATATTTAGAATTGACTTACATGCACTTTcgcattttattttggaaataaaaattcatctGGGAAGATGGGACAGATAGGGCAATAAGAGAAGCATCTACCATAATACAGTAATGGCTAAGATAATTGTGTGCTTAATATTTGCCAGATGCTATGCTGAACTCTTTGCATATGTTATTTAATGCTAATTATAAATCCCATAAGGagtataattattatttacaCCTTACAAGTTGAAGTTTACAAAGATAGCCATTAAGTCATAATGTAAGTGAAGTCTGAGACACACATTGGTCTTAGTCTCTTCCTAGCACTGTTGCTGAAGCCAGGCAAACACATCaaattcaaattttgttttaaattaaatgtatatgtGCCTGTCGTCACTGGGCTAGGTGAGCTTGTGTAAAATTTGGTTATGATTGGGCATAATCAGGAAATTCAGCTGGATAGGCCCTCACAAATAGAATAAATGTGAAACTATatgatgacatttttcttttcttcttaacctCTTCAGGGCAAGAGGACTGGGACAGCTCATTAGAGCTAAGAATATAAAAACGATTGGTGATTTGAGTACTCTTACCGCATCTGAAATAAAAACTCTTCCTATCCGTTCTCCAAAAGTGTCCAATGTAAAAAAGGCTCTTAGAGTCTATCATGAGCAGCAGGTAAACTTAGATGTTCTCAATCATGAATAGATAAATGATCTCGCAGTAACAATTACAGAATTTGGTAGTTTTGCTTAAAAACTTACGCcacctcttcttcccttctccacagTCAAGAGTAACTTAAAAGATTACTTTATAATTTCACAGAGAAGTTTGCTTCTTGATTTTGTACTGTTTTGTGTAAtgcatttctttgttctttgagtTCTCTTCCCCGCACCCTTGTCTCAATTCATTTTCACCAGATTAGTGATCGGTTCCATGGCTGCTATTCCTAAAACCTGGATGTTCGAATCTTAAACATCATAACAAAAATCTTGCAAATGTGTAATTAACAGTATTTCAATTTTGATGTCAAACACAACTGTAActaatttttcttgttcttagcAACTTTTTGCACATAAATATTTAGGGTCATAGACCTCTTTTAAGATTCTGATAAAAGCCAAgatccccccccagcccccaataaaaatatatgtggaaaaCTCTTACATCATTTCAGAAGGATTCAGACTGTATTGAAACCTGTGCAGAAACCCTTTATGTGTCCATTGAAATTACACAAAATTGTGAATAAATGCAAACAGGGTACGTTAAGCTTGAAAACTAGTGTTTATATTAGAATTTCCGAGACTGGAGTTTGCTAACTACTGAAGACTTCTGTTTCCTTGAAAGTCTTTGATTTAAAgatcattaaatatttgtaatcTGTAAAAACTCTTTTAAGAAACCCAAAGATTATAATAGTAACTTTCAGTCTCATAGACTTGCCTGCTGTGGACCTTTCATAAAAGTGGGATTATGTGAGCTGtggtctttttgtgactggcttctttgagcataatgttttcaaggttcatgtgtatcagtacttcattcctctttatggctaaataataccTCTTGTATGAATATACAACATTACAGTCGTCCATCAGTTGCTTAACGTTTAGACTGTTTTTACCTTTTGCTCTTACGCACACTCATAtacaattttttgtgtgtatgtgttaatcTTTCTCTTGGGTATCTACATAGTCAAATTGATGGACCCCATCAGTATGGTAACTCTAACCTTCTGAAACGAATATTTTCTCAGTCACTAATCAGTAAGCCTGGGAACACGTTTTtaaattgtgttctttttttaaaaaagtccataTGTTTTTTAAGCTTGGAAATCTCTTCCTTGGATTTTCTTATGCTACTAAACTTGGGAAATATAGTGTAATTTTCTTGGCTACCATGGCTATTTCTTGAGAAGCCcattagaaaatattatgaatTCCTAACCAGCtttttgagaaaacagaaaacactttGTAATCCCATTTTTTGTGTCATTAGTAGGACATAGTTTCTTAGCAAGATTTGCTAAGCTAATAGTCATGTGATGGGCTGGGAAACACGTCAGATTCTTTTCCAGTGTTAGTATTGTTGGTCCTTTTAAAAGCAGCTTTCaatttgttggttttgtttttgtttactggCCTGTGTATAATCAAGGTAAAGTCTCGTGGACTAGAGGAGATTCCAGTTTTTGATATTTCTGAAAAAGCAGTAAATGGAATACAAACTAAATCCCTTCCTTCTGATGAAGAAAGACTTGCCTCAGGTATGTTTTAGCAAAGCGGGACAATCTTATTTACACGGTCAGCTGACTTTGGATATATGCTTCTAGTTTTAATTTGACTATGCTCTGTTAATTTgacaaggtttttgttttttgggggattttttgGTGCTAGCGGCATGAAAAAGTAACTGATATTTACTCCAAGTATATCTAGTTGTTTTTCTCAAATTGTCAATTGCTCCTCAAATAGGAATATAAACTAAACAGTGTGTTCTTGTTATGCtgttaataaaaatgaagtagcCTGGTTATTTCTTTAATGGCACTGAAGAAGTTGTGTAGATTTTTCTGTTGCCTTATTCTCTTGAGGAGCGATACCTCAGCCTGCATTCTCAACTTAAATCCTAGGCGCTTAAActttttattaactttaaaagGAGATACATACAACTTAAGTTTTATCTGGAATAGAttaattgtcctttttttttctttttcttttagatttaatTGATCCTGTTGCTTTGGAAACTCCATTACCTAAAAATCTTGTGGCACAGATTAGTGCACTTGCTCTTCAGCTAGATTCAGAAGATCTCCATAATTATTCAGGAAGCCAGCTGTTTGAAATGCATGAGAAACTTTGTAGCATGGCGAactctataataaaaaatttgcaGTCACGTTGGAGGTCACCAACCCATGAAAATTCCATTTAGTCTTTTAAGAGAAAattgaaggttttcttttttttttttattcaatatcACTGGATTTGTTGATCATAAAATAAGTTCTGAAGTATAGCACAATTTCAGACTGAATGTTCGCAAAGTTGATAACATTTCAAACCCTGAAGGGCTGTGACTTATGTAAGTTCAGTTTTGTAAGTTTATTATGTAAGATTTTTGTTCATACAACATTTTCTTGGCTGCTATGCatagtttttcaaaaatttaaatatcttactGAAATGTGGAAGCAAGAACTAgaaacaaaagcattttatttcacACATCTTAAACTCATACGTATTCTGATGAAcattcataaaaaatgaaaaataccttaAGTAAAATTGAacatttctatttgaattttttgCTGAACTGATAAAGGTGTTtatacttgattttatttttttaatttatatttgttgtGCCTGAGGTTTAAGAAATTTGTTCTCAGTAGAACACCTTAGATGAGATGCAAAAGAATTGGAACATTTTCCCACAGATGTCAGCTTTGGACAACTTTAATGGAAAATACCAAAAGCTGCAACTTTTGGGGTTAAAATATTAAAGCAGAACTTACTAAGAGTCCATTCATTTGCGTTAGCAAATATTTGTGCAGCATTGCTTGTGAAAATTCAGTCATATGAGACATGtcctattcattttaaaatgcatgacTATTTGTACATTATGTATAGATtacaatgtttttaatttataaatttcagCCTTTGTTAATGGCATGAATTTTTCTGCAGCTACTTGTGAATACCTTTGTTTAATAGAAacctattttgtatatattaaatactgAGATATCAGTATGGACAGTAGAAGTGCTTTGTGGGCTTGCTGCAGATGTTTGTAGGATTCTGTATCTACAAATACAAATAGTTTTGTACGTAGTAGTCTTAGTAAAAACATGagtttattttctaaagtaaCCAGAAGGAGTTAAAGTTATAGAAATGAGAAAGTGTTACATGAGAACTTCACTATTCATAcccatactattttttttttttttggttcggAAGGAGGGTATCAGCCACTAGAAAGcttcattacatttctttttaatggagaGTTAGTTTGACTATTTTTGTTACAACTTGGACTATATGAAATCCAGAATTTATCTGTTCTTTTCACCTACACTTAAAGCAGACTTGGAAATTTGAAACTGTTCTTTTGAAATATGTATGTTTTGCCTAGTTTTAAAAAAGTAGGGTgtatataattaaaacatttgtaaattttaCCGACTAGTATTAGTGCCTGACTCCCATATTTGTTTCGTCTCTTTCCAGTGAGAATATCTCATTTGCTCTCTGATTAGAATGAGTGAGTGACCTTCAcagtttcatattttattcagaaCTAACCAGCTTGAAAAGGCACACAGTCTTCAACAAGTTACAGAAAGTTTAATTCTTGTGTTTAGTTAGTTCCTATATTCAGAAGGGGACCACCTGCCAGCCACAAAAGTTGCTGtctttttcataattataaatcCATCATCATTACAGATATTTTGGGGGTATAAGTTTCATAGTCCTATACCAAGGTTG contains:
- the RIF1 gene encoding telomere-associated protein RIF1 isoform X4; its protein translation is MTAPGESPLAPLLETLEDPSAPHGEQTDAYLTLTSRMTGEDGKEVIMEIEKKLPQLFRVLKIHISSQNSDLSSAALQALGFCLYNPKITSGLSETDTQELLLKLNDSVKSPDKNVRTRALWVISKQTFPAEAIGKVVSTIIDSLEIVFNRGEMHSAVVDYEALNVIIRLIEQVPVQMGEESVRWAKLIIPLVVHSAQKVHLRGATALEMGMPLLLQKQQEIASITEQLMTTKLLSELQKLFMSKNETYVLKLWPLFVKLLGKTLHRSGSFINSLLQLEELGFRSGAPMIKKIAFIAWKSLIDNFALNPEILCSAKRLKLLMQPLSSIHVRTETLALTKLEVWWYLLMRLGPHLPANFEQVCVPLIQSTISIDSNASPQGSSSRVAASPGLSPMTPIHKGASPYGAPVTPRMNLSSNFGGMATIPSIQLLGLEMLLHFLLGPEVLSFAKQNKLVLSLEPLEHALINSSSFFSKHANTLITAVHDSFVAVGKDASDAVVNAIWKELISLMKSVIESGNKKERPGSEVLTLLLKSLESIVKSEVFPVSKTLVLMEITIKGLPQKVLGSPAYQVANMDILNGTPALFLIQLIFNSNLLEYGVEDERFFLNLETLVGCVLSGPTSPLAFSDSVFNVINQNAKLLENKEHLWRMWSIIVTPLTELINQTNEVNQGDALEHNFSAIYGALTLPINHIFSVQKFPVATMKTLLRTWSELYRAFARCAALVATAEENLCCEELSSKIMSSLEDSGFSNLLFLDRIIHIITVMVDCIDFSPYNIKYQPKVKSPQRPSDWSKKKKEPLGKLASLFKLIVSVIYSFHTLSFKEVHSDTLLTVGNSITSILSNVLGRISLPSMIRKIFATLTRPLALFYENLKLDEVPKVYSCMSNKLEKLLGETIACLHFSYTGTYDSELLEQISPLLCIIFLHKNKQIRKQSAQFWNATFAKVTMLTYPEELKPVLREAKQKFLLLLPGLENVEIMEESSGPYSDATENSQLNMKISGMERKSSGKRDSFLAQTKDAKENKKPPVKLKLEPSSTKTKSEMPLEEEKSTDFVFIPPEGKEVKERILTEHQKEVLKTKREIPTLAEKSKEDSKVIYKEEQMESDIVTPQDVMENCGMDEHLEKASLSNNECGSNEETSPAILSRNNDARKKTLISSKKTIECAPNAENTSGLNSSVSNAIISGIPPQPTSRRQTFITLEKFDGSENRPFSPSPLNNMSSTVTVKNNQEVMAKTDIPPKAKKREMAFTKSDSEKIAHGIKRSSRRLSKAEQTGNKRSKLLMRSDQEKNTQESIDGTVVLENNPPGLLNQTECVLDNQAHLSESTMEYEDTMLKPTMENVVLLENNTAEEKTLGINLESKENTPPAVIPADQMVDEDSPVQITSNQKTLRRSSRRRSEIAEPTTDSQEKENNHQKKERRKEEEKTLQKSPLHVKDDVLPKQKLISEETVQENLIEKGNNLHEKTFGENSTTAEIDESKRKLDLENIKSEGDGAQDIADKSSEKPVSGRTRYQTRRASQGLLSSIENSESDSSEAKEEGSKKKRSGKWKNKSSDSVDIEDQEEKVIKQECINVENQTLDCKANSEVERRLKSQICEQKDESNITLEDSTVSSDLLQVSDDVSTTFEGKSKTNKCAEYSFSNPSMPESNLRTRNASKRLQKRDSIENNSMGESSKIGTSDISLLSEKNFQTLECQHKRSRRVRRSKGCDCCGEKSQPQEKSFIGLKNTENNDVKVSETKKTDMQTPVSVSETSKANLCSEVKLLDEHNGVNFHLGLKEENDAFNDSLIISESELKKNTIQNPLPSEVVNFEEETCDTDSEEATPLESQEPSNKKCITVSPCLDDSKDNSLECSTLETKEEKPETVLEKELSIENIASVETDACKGEAKFNPEEIEAIELDVESDKSEASFSEQKSTETGISEEEINSERSDESEADTAEKLKAEEAVTEEFNSGIGHSDNTTEMSAQVEIPEQATVGELDEGSDESGPGSSEEMNAEVENCEETVVGEVSAEVDQVSETVDQDSTTEISTKPVQAETKTAAMEIGSSVLSTLEMSTEEVKVDSNKTETNIELKSEETTSDDNGMVGGNDEILQEVRRTSEKVEEISQSLTSETAISGLITEDNNASPQKLRELDPLLISANGSPSSMQTRCVWSPLASPSTSILKRGLKRPQEDEISSPVHKVRRVSFADPIYQAGLADDIDRRCSIVRSHSSNNSPTVKSVKTSPTAQSKHNATSTKGFLSPGSRSPKFKSSKKCLIAEMAKESMPCPTESVYPALVNCVAPVDIILPQITSNMWARGLGQLIRAKNIKTIGDLSTLTASEIKTLPIRSPKVSNVKKALRVYHEQQVKSRGLEEIPVFDISEKAVNGIQTKSLPSDEERLASDLIDPVALETPLPKNLVAQISALALQLDSEDLHNYSGSQLFEMHEKLCSMANSIIKNLQSRWRSPTHENSI
- the RIF1 gene encoding telomere-associated protein RIF1 isoform X2; its protein translation is MTAPGESPLAPLLETLEDPSAPHGEQTDAYLTLTSRMTGEDGKEVIMEIEKKLPQLFRVLKIHISSQNSDLSSAALQALGFCLYNPKITSGLSETDTQELLLKLNDSVKSPDKNVRTRALWVISKQTFPAEAIGKVVSTIIDSLEIVFNRGEMHSAVVDYEALNVIIRLIEQVPVQMGEESVRWAKLIIPLVVHSAQKVHLRGATALEMGMPLLLQKQQEIASITEQLMTTKLLSELQKLFMSKNETYVLKLWPLFVKLLGKTLHRSGSFINSLLQLEELGFRSGAPMIKKIAFIAWKSLIDNFALNPEILCSAKRLKLLMQPLSSIHVRTETLALTKLEVWWYLLMRLGPHLPANFEQVCVPLIQSTISIDSNASPQGSSSRVAASPGLSPMTPIHKGASPYGAPVTPRMNLSSNFGGMATIPSIQLLGLEMLLHFLLGPEVLSFAKQNKLVLSLEPLEHALINSSSFFSKHANTLITAVHDSFVAVGKDASDAVVNAIWKELISLMKSVIESGNKKERPGSEVLTLLLKSLESIVKSEVFPVSKTLVLMEITIKGLPQKVLGSPAYQGTPALFLIQLIFNSNLLEYGVEDERFFLNLETLVGCVLSGPTSPLAFSDSVFNVINQNAKLLENKEHLWRMWSIIVTPLTELINQTNEVNQGDALEHNFSAIYGALTLPINHIFSVQKFPVATMKTLLRTWSELYRAFARCAALVATAEENLCCEELSSKIMSSLEDSGFSNLLFLDRIIHIITVMVDCIDFSPYNIKYQPKVKSPQRPSDWSKKKKEPLGKLASLFKLIVSVIYSFHTLSFKEVHSDTLLTVGNSITSILSNVLGRISLPSMIRKIFATLTRPLALFYENLKLDEVPKVYSCMSNKLEKLLGETIACLHFSYTGTYDSELLEQISPLLCIIFLHKNKQIRKQSAQFWNATFAKVTMLTYPEELKPVLREAKQKFLLLLPGLENVEIMEESSGPYSDATENSQLNMKISGMERKSSGKRDSFLAQTKDAKENKKPPVKLKLEPSSTKTKSEMPLEEEKSTDFVFIPPEGKEVKERILTEHQKEVLKTKRYDIPVMYNNLDVSQDTLFSQYTQEESMEIPTLAEKSKEDSKVIYKEEQMESDIVTPQDVMENCGMDEHLEKASLSNNECGSNEETSPAILSRNNDARKKTLISSKKTIECAPNAENTSGLNSSVSNAIISGIPPQPTSRRQTFITLEKFDGSENRPFSPSPLNNMSSTVTVKNNQEVMAKTDIPPKAKKREMAFTKSDSEKIAHGIKRSSRRLSKAEQTGNKRSKLLMRSDQEKNTQESIDGTVVLENNPPGLLNQTECVLDNQAHLSESTMEYEDTMLKPTMENVVLLENNTAEEKTLGINLESKENTPPAVIPADQMVDEDSPVQITSNQKTLRRSSRRRSEIAEPTTDSQEKENNHQKKERRKEEEKTLQKSPLHVKDDVLPKQKLISEETVQENLIEKGNNLHEKTFGENSTTAEIDESKRKLDLENIKSEGDGAQDIADKSSEKPVSGRTRYQTRRASQGLLSSIENSESDSSEAKEEGSKKKRSGKWKNKSSDSVDIEDQEEKVIKQECINVENQTLDCKANSEVERRLKSQICEQKDESNITLEDSTVSSDLLQVSDDVSTTFEGKSKTNKCAEYSFSNPSMPESNLRTRNASKRLQKRDSIENNSMGESSKIGTSDISLLSEKNFQTLECQHKRSRRVRRSKGCDCCGEKSQPQEKSFIGLKNTENNDVKVSETKKTDMQTPVSVSETSKANLCSEVKLLDEHNGVNFHLGLKEENDAFNDSLIISESELKKNTIQNPLPSEVVNFEEETCDTDSEEATPLESQEPSNKKCITVSPCLDDSKDNSLECSTLETKEEKPETVLEKELSIENIASVETDACKGEAKFNPEEIEAIELDVESDKSEASFSEQKSTETGISEEEINSERSDESEADTAEKLKAEEAVTEEFNSGIGHSDNTTEMSAQVEIPEQATVGELDEGSDESGPGSSEEMNAEVENCEETVVGEVSAEVDQVSETVDQDSTTEISTKPVQAETKTAAMEIGSSVLSTLEMSTEEVKVDSNKTETNIELKSEETTSDDNGMVGGNDEILQEVRRTSEKVEEISQSLTSETAISGLITEDNNASPQKLRELDPLLISANGSPSSMQTRCVWSPLASPSTSILKRGLKRPQEDEISSPVHKVRRVSFADPIYQAGLADDIDRRCSIVRSHSSNNSPTVKSVKTSPTAQSKHNATSTKGFLSPGSRSPKFKSSKKCLIAEMAKESMPCPTESVYPALVNCVAPVDIILPQITSNMWARGLGQLIRAKNIKTIGDLSTLTASEIKTLPIRSPKVSNVKKALRVYHEQQVKSRGLEEIPVFDISEKAVNGIQTKSLPSDEERLASDLIDPVALETPLPKNLVAQISALALQLDSEDLHNYSGSQLFEMHEKLCSMANSIIKNLQSRWRSPTHENSI